One Coffea arabica cultivar ET-39 chromosome 5e, Coffea Arabica ET-39 HiFi, whole genome shotgun sequence DNA segment encodes these proteins:
- the LOC113743784 gene encoding protein VASCULATURE COMPLEXITY AND CONNECTIVITY: protein MAKIFGIFACFLIVALDVTAGILGIKAEAAQNQQKHLRVFIFECKEPSHDAFLLGLAAASLLAIAHILANLLGGCSICTTHDVQKASPSRQISLACLLFTWIILAVALSMLVIGIMSNRKSRASCGFTHHHFLSIGGILCMVHGLFSVAYYVTTTAANP, encoded by the exons ATGGCCAAAATATTTGGCATATTTGCTTGTTTTCTGATTGTGGCTTTGGATGTTACAGCAGGGATTCTTGGTATCAAAGCAGAAGCAGCTCAAAACCAG CAAAAGCATTTGAGGGTTTTCATATTTGAGTGCAAAGAGCCAAGCCATGATGCCTTTCTTCTGGGATTGGCTGCAGCATCCCTTCTTGCAATAGCTCATATACTTGCAAACCTGCTTGGAGGATGCAGTATTTGCACTACACATGATGTTCAGAAAGCATCCCCCAGTAGGCAAATCTCTCTAGCATGCCTGCTATTCACATG GATCATACTGGCTGTTGCCTTGTCTATGTTGGTGATTGGAATAATGTCAAACAGGAAGTCAAGAGCCTCTTGTGGTTTCACACACCACCATTTTCTGTCTATTGGAGGAATCTTGTGCATGGTTCATGGCCTATTTTCTGTTGCCTACTATGTTACAACCACAGCAGCAAATCCATAG
- the LOC140006596 gene encoding uncharacterized protein: MERKFPAGGQLRGYSAGVNAPAMLGLEEAYLNGYFSDLSFQSILQPPCHYDNQSLQQPAVETPAFSQATYGYYIQDVPESSTSTFSEPNPTTYQFLNREELKTPKHEVLDTQDFAFQLLKLNETTPSPAVSPPEPLINFFSTCSSSMDDLSSNSSGGAGQFVYQTGSLSDIMNVQVQQLTESSSSSSRFPTHRVDPGKRYVPYNLSPKPDRKRIRQKISEKTRCLQRVLPWDKKMDMGTMLEEAYKYVKFLQAQISVLQTMPEKSSTAAISSSGGKSKNPSYDVSSSGVGENNVAWGDLGKLNRQQLLEVVVNSRVAQTALYSRGCCVYSTEQLVLLKKMAEKKTLSEQVLFASPLLFS, translated from the coding sequence atggagagaaaatttCCCGCCGGAGGACAACTACGGGGCTACTCGGCCGGAGTTAATGCTCCGGCGATGCTGGGACTTGAAGAAGCGTATCTCAACGGTTACTTTTCCGACCTGAGTTTTCAGTCTATTCTCCAACCTCCCTGTCATTACGACAATCAATCTCTGCAGCAGCCGGCTGTGGAGACTCCTGCTTTTTCTCAGGCGACGTACGGCTACTATATCCAGGATGTTCCGGAGAGTAGTACTAGTACTTTTTCTGAGCCAAATCCTACGACCTACCAGTTTCTGAACCGGGAGGAGCTTAAAACTCCTAAACATGAAGTCTTGGACACCCAAGACTTCGCCTTCCAGCTGCTCAAACTCAACGAAACGACTCCAAGCCCAGCAGTTTCACCGCCGGAGCCTCTCATCAACTTCTTCTCCACCTGCTCCTCTTCCATGGATGACCTGAGCAGCAACAGCAGCGGAGGTGCTGGTCAATTCGTATATCAAACCGGTTCTCTAAGCGACATCATGAATGTCCAAGTCCAACAGCTCACTGAGTCGTCATCGTCCTCCTCCAGATTTCCAACTCACCGAGTCGACCCAGGGAAACGGTACGTCCCGTACAATTTGTCACCGAAACCGGACAGGAAGCGAATCAGGCAGAAGATCAGCGAGAAGACTCGTTGTTTACAGCGAGTTTTGCCCTGGGACAAGAAAATGGACATGGGAACAATGCTTGAAGAAGCCTACAAGTACGTCAAGTTCCTCCAGGCACAAATTAGCGTCCTCCAAACCATGCCGGAGAAAAGTTCTACGGCTGCTATTTCTTCTTCAGGAGGAAAGAGCAAAAACCCTAGCTATGACGTCAGCAGCAGTGGTGTCGGCGAAAACAATGTTGCGTGGGGAGATCTGGGGAAGTTGAACAGGCAGCAGTTGTTGGAGGTGGTGGTGAACTCGAGGGTGGCGCAGACGGCACTGTACTCGAGAGGCTGCTGCGTTTACTCAACGGAGCAATTGGTTTTGCTGAAGAAAATGGCGGAGAAAAAAACGCTGTCGGAACAAGTCCTCTTCGCCTCTCCTCTTCTTTTCTCCTGA